In Luteitalea sp. TBR-22, one genomic interval encodes:
- a CDS encoding AI-2E family transporter, with protein sequence MRDFAVAPRQRPLLYGLVLLGVYLSWLVLGTFVVALTWAAVLAVLFSGVQQRLAARIGPARAALATTTLAGAAVLLPTGLFLSALATELPHAATYLQQTGSDAPRHVREAWGAIRTRVPVALPENPTALLGDAAHRAIALLAPRVGSLAADAVATIGDLLAMLFALFFLLRDGDMLARRLQDVLPMRRTDSERLMRETREMVVASVGAGAIVALAQGTIGGVAFWALSIGPPLFWGCVLAFASLLPVVGAALVWVPIGVVLVITGEVWRGVALLLVGSLGISMADNVLRPWLLSGRTQINGLVIFFGLLGGVAAFGFIGLVIGPIILVRTHTLLGIARRPALRDDVA encoded by the coding sequence ATGCGCGACTTCGCCGTCGCTCCGCGCCAGCGACCGCTTCTCTACGGGCTCGTGCTGCTGGGGGTCTATCTCTCCTGGCTGGTGCTCGGCACGTTCGTCGTCGCCCTGACCTGGGCGGCCGTCCTCGCGGTGCTGTTCAGCGGCGTGCAGCAGCGGCTCGCGGCCAGGATCGGGCCGGCCCGCGCCGCCCTGGCGACGACGACGCTGGCCGGCGCGGCCGTCCTGCTCCCGACCGGCCTGTTCCTGTCGGCGCTCGCCACCGAGTTGCCGCATGCGGCCACGTACCTGCAGCAGACGGGGTCGGACGCGCCACGACACGTGCGGGAAGCCTGGGGCGCGATTCGCACACGCGTGCCGGTCGCCCTGCCGGAGAACCCGACCGCCCTGCTCGGCGACGCGGCGCATCGGGCGATCGCCCTGCTGGCGCCGAGAGTCGGCTCGTTGGCGGCAGACGCGGTCGCCACGATCGGCGACCTGCTCGCCATGCTGTTCGCGCTCTTCTTCCTGCTGCGCGACGGCGACATGCTGGCCAGGCGCCTGCAGGACGTGCTGCCCATGCGCCGCACCGACAGCGAGCGCCTGATGCGCGAGACGCGCGAGATGGTCGTCGCCAGCGTCGGCGCCGGCGCCATCGTCGCCCTGGCACAGGGGACGATCGGGGGCGTCGCGTTCTGGGCGCTGTCGATCGGGCCGCCGCTGTTCTGGGGCTGCGTCCTGGCTTTCGCCTCGCTGTTGCCCGTGGTAGGCGCCGCGCTCGTGTGGGTGCCCATCGGTGTCGTGCTGGTGATCACCGGCGAGGTCTGGCGTGGCGTGGCGCTGCTGCTGGTCGGCAGTCTCGGCATCAGCATGGCCGACAACGTGTTGCGCCCGTGGCTGCTCAGCGGGCGCACGCAGATCAACGGACTCGTGATCTTCTTCGGCCTCCTTGGCGGCGTGGCCGCCTTCGGCTTCATCGGGCTGGTGATCGGCCCGATCATCCTCGTCCGCACCCACACCCTGCTCGGCATCGCGAGGCGCCCCGCGCTGCGGGACGACGTGGCATGA